In Cyanobacteria bacterium FACHB-DQ100, one genomic interval encodes:
- a CDS encoding PAS domain-containing sensor histidine kinase: MSVLWFLAGLAIGILPFTVYRGQLTARIHRLTKNLPPDEAEIDLSVTSRLSMMISHHQAQIEQLERTLEEWKQILSLSPIGYLQVDDENQLTWCNPAAVQMLGIHQSDDYAPRLLLELVRSYELDSLIEKARDRNQLHQREWMFYPISADAEDLSQARSTPIRGLAFPLSKGEVGVFLENRQEAVNLVQQRDRWTSDVAHELRTPLTSIRLVAETLQARLDPTNRAWIDRLLNETIRLSRLVQDLLDLSQLDLNPTQRLRLTSIDLVKLIYSAWESLEPLACEKQVQLHYSGLESVKLRADEARMYRVFLNLLDNSLKYSPVQGIVRVETTLQEQSKPRLQVDIIDAGEGFPEEAIAHIFDRFYRADPSRVRPTQSQAATQLTSGSGLGLAIVRQIVEAHHGTVRAQNHPDGGAWLQLVLPCESSTTRVKSHSS, encoded by the coding sequence GTGTCTGTTCTTTGGTTTCTGGCTGGACTCGCGATCGGGATTCTTCCTTTCACGGTGTATCGGGGGCAACTCACTGCCCGTATTCATCGCCTGACCAAAAATCTACCTCCCGATGAAGCAGAGATTGACTTGTCGGTCACCTCTCGCTTATCGATGATGATCTCTCATCATCAGGCGCAAATTGAGCAATTAGAACGCACGCTCGAAGAATGGAAGCAGATTCTCAGCTTGTCGCCGATCGGCTATCTGCAAGTTGATGACGAAAATCAACTGACTTGGTGCAATCCCGCTGCCGTTCAAATGCTAGGCATTCATCAAAGCGATGATTATGCGCCTCGGCTGCTCTTAGAGCTGGTGCGATCCTACGAACTCGACTCATTGATTGAAAAGGCCCGCGATCGCAATCAACTCCATCAGCGCGAATGGATGTTTTATCCGATTTCCGCAGATGCAGAAGATCTGTCGCAGGCGCGATCCACGCCGATTCGCGGGCTTGCCTTTCCGCTCTCCAAGGGTGAAGTCGGCGTTTTTCTAGAAAATCGTCAAGAAGCAGTCAACTTAGTCCAACAGCGTGACCGCTGGACATCCGATGTTGCCCACGAACTCAGAACGCCCCTGACCTCGATTCGCCTCGTCGCTGAAACCCTACAAGCCCGCTTAGATCCTACGAATCGGGCTTGGATCGATCGCTTACTGAATGAAACCATTCGCCTCAGTCGATTAGTGCAAGATCTCCTTGATCTGAGCCAGTTAGACCTAAATCCGACTCAACGGCTGCGATTAACCTCGATCGATCTGGTCAAACTGATTTATTCTGCCTGGGAAAGCTTAGAACCGCTTGCCTGCGAAAAACAAGTGCAACTGCACTACAGCGGCTTAGAATCTGTGAAGCTCCGAGCTGATGAAGCCCGTATGTATCGCGTCTTTCTCAACTTGCTTGATAACAGCCTCAAATACAGCCCCGTTCAGGGCATCGTCCGCGTTGAGACAACGCTGCAAGAGCAGTCAAAGCCCCGACTTCAGGTCGATATCATTGATGCAGGCGAAGGATTCCCCGAAGAGGCGATCGCGCACATCTTTGATCGCTTTTACCGCGCTGATCCATCGCGGGTACGCCCAACTCAGAGCCAAGCAGCGACCCAATTGACCAGTGGTAGCGGGTTAGGTCTGGCAATCGTGCGTCAAATTGTGGAGGCACATCATGGAACAGTTCGCGCCCAAAATCATCCTGACGGTGGTGCATGGCTGCAACTGGTTCTACCTTGTGAAAGCTCTACGACAAGGGTGAAGTCTCACTCTTCATGA
- a CDS encoding rRNA pseudouridine synthase, translating into MPERVQKILSQWGIASRRQAEQMILDGRVKLNGVVAELGQKADPACDRVEVDGQVIQATERPQLIYLLLNKPAGIISTCDDPHDRRTVLELLPKSLRQGQGLHPIGRLDVESTGAILLTNDGELTHYLTHPRHHIPKTYEVWVNGEVSRSVLQYWREGVMLDHRKTLPASVEVLRRTPSSTLLRIILREGRNRQIRRVAEQLGHPVLQLHRSAIGDIQLHPSGKPALAAGQYRPLEDFEIRVLKQGMNPPLEKLPAQTKEQRR; encoded by the coding sequence ATGCCCGAAAGAGTACAAAAAATTCTTTCACAATGGGGAATCGCCTCGCGTCGGCAGGCGGAACAGATGATCTTGGACGGGCGCGTCAAGCTGAATGGCGTAGTTGCTGAGTTGGGTCAAAAGGCTGATCCCGCCTGCGATCGCGTTGAAGTTGATGGACAGGTGATTCAAGCCACCGAGCGTCCGCAACTGATTTATTTGCTGCTGAACAAGCCAGCAGGGATCATCTCAACCTGCGATGATCCTCACGATCGGCGAACTGTTCTTGAGCTTTTACCAAAATCATTGCGGCAAGGACAAGGACTTCATCCGATCGGGCGATTAGATGTAGAATCAACCGGGGCGATATTGTTGACGAACGATGGCGAGTTAACCCACTATTTAACTCACCCCCGCCATCACATTCCTAAAACTTACGAGGTTTGGGTCAATGGAGAAGTCTCGCGCTCTGTTCTACAATACTGGCGCGAAGGGGTTATGTTGGATCACCGAAAAACCCTACCTGCTTCTGTTGAGGTTCTACGCCGTACTCCGTCTAGTACGTTATTGCGTATAATTCTTCGTGAAGGAAGAAATCGTCAAATTCGCCGAGTCGCCGAACAGTTGGGGCACCCTGTGCTTCAGCTACACCGGAGCGCGATCGGAGACATTCAACTCCACCCATCAGGCAAGCCCGCTTTAGCGGCGGGCCAGTATCGACCATTAGAAGACTTTGAAATTCGTGTATTGAAGCAGGGAATGAACCCACCCTTAGAGAAGTTGCCAGCACAGACGAAGGAGCAGCGCAGATGA
- a CDS encoding helix-turn-helix domain-containing protein, translating into MKKQTLPTNREQAERLAELGNRLRDRREAQGISLETVAGTTCIQPRLLRAIEQGKIEELPEPVYIHSFIRQYAGAIGLNGVEFASEFPTTGFVVQPMRTSWRSLPGAQLRPIHLYLIYMALIVGAVNGLSYFLNRSAQTSIAAIEMQQPPALVAPMGPTPPRQQPSFKTDWKHEAPTSTANKPVRVGVTLTEESWVRVMADSKVEYEGQLPKGAQRTWTADRQVVVRAGNAGGVIVTFNESQAKPLGQPGEIEEMSFPPEPRMAKLTIDELR; encoded by the coding sequence ATGAAAAAGCAAACCCTCCCAACCAATCGAGAGCAAGCAGAGCGGCTGGCAGAGTTAGGTAATCGACTCCGCGATCGTCGCGAAGCTCAAGGCATCTCACTCGAAACCGTGGCGGGAACCACTTGTATTCAGCCGCGCTTGTTGAGAGCGATTGAGCAAGGAAAAATTGAAGAACTGCCAGAGCCCGTTTATATCCATAGCTTTATTCGCCAATATGCGGGCGCGATCGGGCTGAACGGCGTAGAGTTTGCCAGCGAGTTTCCGACGACTGGTTTTGTCGTGCAGCCGATGCGGACATCTTGGCGATCGCTACCGGGAGCACAGTTGCGCCCCATTCATTTGTACTTAATCTACATGGCGCTGATTGTCGGCGCAGTGAATGGGTTGTCCTATTTTCTCAATCGCTCCGCTCAGACTTCGATCGCTGCCATTGAAATGCAGCAACCGCCTGCATTGGTTGCGCCAATGGGCCCAACCCCCCCAAGGCAGCAACCGAGCTTCAAGACAGACTGGAAACACGAAGCTCCGACCTCCACTGCTAACAAGCCTGTTCGTGTTGGTGTAACGCTCACCGAGGAGTCTTGGGTGCGCGTGATGGCAGACAGCAAGGTGGAATATGAAGGACAACTGCCGAAGGGCGCTCAGCGGACTTGGACGGCTGATCGGCAAGTCGTGGTGCGGGCTGGAAATGCGGGCGGTGTGATTGTGACGTTTAACGAAAGCCAAGCCAAACCGCTGGGTCAACCTGGAGAAATTGAAGAGATGTCTTTTCCTCCTGAGCCAAGAATGGCAAAGCTGACAATCGATGAATTACGGTAA
- a CDS encoding DUF2075 domain-containing protein, which yields MSCIHSGWLGSIAAFLACPTASWLETLATNYQTLYHQQPAGTQRQAWDECGEILRSQLEPLLNTRPDSKSWTLIFEYELPGEGGRRPDLVLLGGGQILVFEFKQKSALSTADLDQVAAYRRDLAEYHQASAHNPVTAILIPTRYTKENTTRNAVQVLNPTQISTYLETLVEIQPEIDADRWVNSSYEPLPTVIDAARRIFQQEPLPSIKRAQSARIPEILDYLAQIVDRASRQKERHLILITGVPGAGKTLVGLQFVYQTERDRPAIFLSGNRPLITVLQYALQSKALVREIRNFYLQHEVRRQTAAREHIVVFDEAQRAWDADRMSEKYGITRAAPGAVLRICERVPDWCVLLGLIGEGQTIHVGEEGGIEQWDQGLKSAIEPWQVHCSTEQAKYFETTTYTNDLLNLTTSLRSHLAKHLQTWVTHVLNGEINQAKLVMSLLASEGFDCYLTRDLETAKNYCRSRYKDQSDKRYGLVASSRSRNLVKYGIRNDYISTQKLNLGAWYIDSPDSETSCCAFDRVVTEFSCQGLELDFPIVGWGDDLIWSNGAWMMTKSQKNVRNPLQLRINSYRVLLTRGRDGFIIFVPEEAKMDSTFEALRSSGLVALNTEA from the coding sequence ATGTCGTGTATCCATTCAGGCTGGCTTGGATCGATCGCTGCGTTTCTCGCCTGTCCTACCGCCAGTTGGCTAGAAACGCTAGCGACGAATTATCAAACGTTATACCACCAGCAGCCCGCAGGAACGCAGCGGCAAGCGTGGGACGAATGTGGCGAAATTCTGCGATCGCAGCTTGAGCCGCTCCTGAATACTCGTCCTGATAGTAAGTCTTGGACATTGATATTCGAGTATGAGTTGCCTGGAGAAGGTGGGCGGCGACCGGATCTGGTGCTGCTAGGAGGGGGGCAGATCCTTGTTTTTGAGTTCAAACAGAAATCAGCCCTTTCAACGGCTGATTTGGATCAAGTCGCTGCTTATAGGCGGGATCTTGCCGAGTATCATCAAGCATCAGCTCACAATCCTGTCACTGCAATTCTGATTCCGACTCGCTACACAAAAGAGAATACAACTCGCAATGCAGTTCAAGTTCTAAATCCAACGCAAATTTCAACCTACTTAGAAACGCTAGTCGAAATACAACCGGAAATTGATGCGGATCGCTGGGTTAATTCATCTTATGAACCGCTCCCAACGGTGATTGATGCGGCGCGGCGGATCTTTCAGCAAGAACCGCTGCCTAGTATTAAACGCGCTCAAAGCGCGAGGATTCCCGAAATTTTGGACTATCTGGCTCAAATTGTCGATCGCGCTTCTCGGCAAAAAGAGCGGCACTTAATTTTGATCACAGGGGTTCCGGGAGCCGGAAAGACGCTCGTAGGATTGCAGTTTGTGTATCAGACGGAGCGCGATCGTCCAGCCATATTTTTATCCGGCAACCGTCCCTTAATTACAGTTCTCCAATATGCGCTTCAAAGCAAAGCCCTTGTGCGGGAGATTCGTAATTTTTACCTCCAGCACGAAGTGCGTCGTCAAACGGCGGCGCGAGAACATATTGTCGTTTTTGATGAGGCTCAGCGAGCTTGGGATGCCGATCGTATGTCCGAAAAATACGGCATTACCCGTGCGGCTCCGGGTGCAGTTTTGCGAATCTGTGAGCGAGTTCCTGATTGGTGTGTGTTGCTTGGCTTAATTGGTGAAGGGCAAACGATTCATGTGGGCGAGGAGGGTGGAATTGAGCAGTGGGATCAGGGCTTAAAGAGTGCGATCGAGCCTTGGCAGGTTCATTGTTCTACTGAGCAAGCGAAATATTTCGAGACGACAACCTACACCAATGATTTATTAAATCTCACCACTTCTTTGCGATCGCATCTCGCTAAGCACCTTCAGACCTGGGTTACTCATGTTCTCAATGGCGAAATTAATCAAGCCAAGTTAGTGATGTCTTTGTTAGCTTCAGAAGGATTTGATTGTTATCTCACTCGTGATCTTGAAACCGCAAAAAACTATTGTCGATCGCGTTACAAAGACCAATCAGATAAGCGTTATGGTTTAGTTGCCTCTTCACGATCGCGCAACTTAGTCAAATACGGAATTAGAAACGACTACATTTCAACTCAAAAACTCAATCTCGGCGCTTGGTATATCGATTCGCCCGACTCGGAAACATCTTGCTGTGCGTTTGATCGCGTGGTTACAGAATTTAGCTGCCAAGGCTTAGAACTTGATTTTCCTATTGTTGGTTGGGGTGACGATCTGATCTGGAGCAATGGCGCTTGGATGATGACTAAGTCCCAAAAAAACGTTCGCAATCCGCTGCAACTCCGAATCAATAGTTATCGAGTTTTACTCACACGCGGGCGAGACGGATTTATTATTTTCGTGCCCGAAGAAGCCAAAATGGACAGCACGTTTGAAGCCCTACGATCGTCCGGATTAGTCGCGCTTAACACTGAAGCATGA
- the sigC gene encoding RNA polymerase sigma factor SigC → MPAPSFYADAEFDPSILEPSPTSPEFDPNADLTELETELAGQARLYGAGRKTTDLVRLYLQEIGRYPLLGRDEEVSEAQRVQRYMKLLEQRNDAAAKGSAPIRRYVELIDVRDRLVSTLTHRPSLERWATEAKIDVADLKPMLAAGKQHWAKVVDLTVAELDQILNQGLAAKTHMINANLRLVVSVAKKYQNRGLELLDLIQEGTLGLERAVEKFDPTKGYRFSTYAYWWIRQGITRAIATQSRTIRLPVHITEKLNKIKKAQRKISQEKGRTATIEDIAVELEMSPPQVREVLLKVPRSVSLETKVGKERDTELGDLLETEEVTPEETLMRESLRRDLLQLLADLTTRERDVIQMRFGLGSDGQPYSLAEIGRALELSRERVRQIEAKALQKLRQPKRRNRVRDYLESLS, encoded by the coding sequence ATGCCAGCACCTTCTTTCTACGCTGATGCAGAATTTGATCCCTCCATCCTGGAGCCTTCGCCGACCTCGCCAGAGTTCGATCCGAATGCAGATTTGACTGAACTCGAAACCGAACTAGCAGGACAAGCTAGACTGTACGGCGCTGGACGGAAGACGACCGACCTGGTGAGACTTTACCTACAGGAAATCGGGCGCTATCCCTTGCTCGGACGCGATGAAGAAGTGTCTGAAGCGCAGAGAGTGCAGCGCTATATGAAACTTCTGGAACAGCGCAACGATGCTGCTGCCAAAGGCAGCGCCCCCATTCGTCGATATGTGGAGTTGATCGATGTCCGCGATCGATTGGTTTCGACGCTGACGCACCGCCCCTCCCTGGAACGGTGGGCTACCGAAGCCAAGATCGACGTTGCAGACTTGAAGCCGATGTTAGCGGCAGGCAAGCAGCACTGGGCAAAAGTGGTAGATCTCACGGTCGCCGAACTCGATCAGATACTCAACCAGGGGCTTGCAGCCAAGACGCATATGATTAATGCGAACTTGCGCCTAGTAGTCTCCGTTGCCAAAAAATATCAAAATCGCGGCTTAGAACTGCTCGACCTGATTCAAGAGGGTACACTGGGGCTAGAGCGAGCGGTGGAAAAATTTGACCCGACGAAAGGCTACCGATTCAGCACCTATGCGTATTGGTGGATTCGTCAAGGAATTACCCGCGCGATCGCAACTCAAAGCCGCACCATCCGGCTCCCCGTTCATATCACTGAAAAGCTCAACAAAATCAAGAAAGCTCAGCGCAAAATTTCGCAAGAAAAAGGGCGTACTGCGACGATCGAAGACATTGCAGTGGAGCTAGAAATGTCGCCGCCTCAAGTGCGAGAAGTCCTGCTCAAAGTGCCGCGCTCCGTATCGCTCGAAACTAAAGTTGGCAAAGAGCGCGATACCGAACTAGGCGATCTGCTCGAAACGGAAGAAGTTACGCCCGAAGAAACCTTGATGCGCGAATCGTTGAGACGCGATTTGCTGCAACTTCTAGCGGATCTAACGACTCGTGAGCGAGATGTAATTCAGATGCGGTTTGGCTTGGGTAGCGATGGGCAACCCTACTCGTTAGCAGAGATCGGACGCGCTTTGGAATTGTCCAGAGAGCGGGTTCGACAGATTGAAGCAAAAGCGCTGCAAAAACTTCGGCAACCGAAGCGCCGCAATCGAGTGCGTGATTATCTTGAATCGCTCAGCTAA
- a CDS encoding transcriptional repressor, which produces MLNAPTYTSASLKAELNEKGWRLTPQRETILQVFQKLPEGQHLSAEDLYHELQTQGEGISLSTIYRTLKLMSRMGVLRELELAEGHKHYEINQPYPHHHHHLICVRCNKTIEFKSDSILKTGTKAAQKEGYHILDCQLTIHAVCPTCQRSLLPL; this is translated from the coding sequence ATGTTGAACGCTCCTACTTACACCAGTGCTTCGCTCAAGGCTGAATTGAATGAAAAGGGATGGCGCTTAACACCGCAGCGCGAAACGATTCTTCAAGTGTTTCAAAAACTTCCTGAAGGTCAACATCTCAGCGCTGAGGATCTTTATCATGAGCTTCAGACGCAAGGCGAGGGCATTAGTTTATCGACCATCTATCGCACTCTCAAATTGATGTCCCGGATGGGCGTTTTGCGTGAACTCGAACTGGCAGAAGGTCACAAGCACTACGAAATCAATCAGCCCTATCCGCATCATCATCACCACTTGATTTGTGTGCGGTGCAATAAGACGATCGAATTTAAAAGCGATTCGATTCTCAAAACCGGAACAAAAGCAGCCCAGAAGGAGGGGTACCACATTCTAGACTGCCAGTTGACGATTCATGCGGTCTGTCCGACCTGTCAGCGATCGCTGCTGCCGCTCTAG
- a CDS encoding peptidoglycan-binding protein — protein sequence MKNSRIANLQVLSAIAGCTLAGLIVSFASAATAQLVLQEGDSGTAVSTLQDRLRTLGCYDGETTGFFGSQTRDAVIRCQEQRNITPDGIVGAETYRALELGNPEPGTGSSQYGNRLQVGDRGAGVEELQRRLQTRGYYYGEVDGVFGQETQSAVIQLQRDSGLSQTGEVDAQVYAVLDGSTPPAPTPDVGNGLQLGDQNSRVADLQQQLNRIGYSLPVTGYFGTQTQQAVLSFQQSRSLPPTGNADPETLRTIQQAAGGSSTPSNSRRYSVVIPFTDSASFNRIQAVIPDAVPRQNRLGNFVRAGSFTTPEEAERQVNILRSRGLTDARVVFE from the coding sequence ATGAAGAACTCACGCATTGCGAATCTCCAAGTTTTGAGTGCAATCGCTGGATGCACCCTTGCTGGACTCATTGTTAGCTTTGCCTCGGCTGCAACCGCACAGCTTGTTCTTCAAGAAGGAGACTCAGGCACAGCCGTTAGCACCCTACAAGATCGCCTCAGAACCTTAGGCTGTTATGACGGCGAGACGACCGGATTCTTTGGATCTCAAACTCGCGATGCCGTCATTCGCTGTCAAGAGCAACGTAACATCACACCCGATGGCATTGTCGGAGCCGAAACCTATCGTGCTCTCGAATTGGGCAATCCCGAACCGGGAACTGGGTCTAGTCAATATGGTAATCGATTGCAGGTTGGCGATCGCGGTGCAGGAGTCGAAGAGTTACAGCGCCGACTGCAAACACGCGGCTACTACTACGGTGAGGTTGATGGCGTTTTTGGTCAAGAGACGCAAAGCGCAGTCATTCAACTTCAGCGAGATTCTGGTCTTTCTCAGACCGGCGAGGTGGATGCTCAGGTTTATGCTGTACTTGATGGTTCGACACCGCCAGCGCCCACGCCTGATGTGGGGAATGGACTCCAATTAGGCGACCAAAACTCGCGAGTAGCAGACCTGCAACAGCAACTGAATCGCATTGGATATTCGCTTCCGGTCACAGGCTATTTTGGCACCCAAACTCAGCAGGCGGTTTTGAGCTTCCAACAATCGCGATCGCTGCCCCCAACAGGGAACGCTGACCCAGAAACCTTGCGGACGATTCAACAAGCAGCAGGCGGCTCAAGCACTCCTTCAAACAGTCGCCGCTATTCGGTGGTTATTCCCTTTACCGATTCTGCTTCGTTTAATCGAATTCAAGCTGTGATTCCAGATGCCGTTCCAAGACAGAATCGCTTAGGAAATTTCGTTCGTGCAGGCAGCTTCACCACACCAGAAGAGGCAGAGCGTCAAGTGAATATCCTGCGATCACGGGGCTTAACCGATGCCCGCGTCGTTTTTGAATAG